The Alkalihalobacillus sp. TS-13 genomic interval GTTATGCCACATTTCCACATGCGCATTTGCCAGCGGTTTACCCTCAGTATTGCTTAAATTCCCGGAAAAATAGAACGTTTCTCCCGGTTCATCCGGCCTTTGTGTCAAAACGAATGGTTGACCTGGCTGTTTTTCTAATAAAGGGGAACCTTCAATGAAAAAAGGACCTAATAAAGATGGTTGTGTTCCCGGCTTGTCTGTGTACATTGCTCTCAACACATGTGTTTCGAAGAAAACATCTGCGAAGAGAGGCAGCTCGCCAGCTCGTCCCAACCGATCAGCCCATTTGACAAAGTTGGTATATTCTTCGTGGTTAAGCTTTGCCTCATTTAAAAATTCTTGGATGTGCTTAATAAACAATTGAAATACTTCTTCCACCCGTTCATTCTTTTTGACAGCTTGTTTTTGC includes:
- a CDS encoding dioxygenase; translation: MQKQAVKKNERVEEVFQLFIKHIQEFLNEAKLNHEEYTNFVKWADRLGRAGELPLFADVFFETHVLRAMYTDKPGTQPSLLGPFFIEGSPLLEKQPGQPFVLTQRPDEPGETFYFSGNLSNTEGKPLANAHVEMWHNDQSAKYSGFDSDAPRYNLRGHFYTDENGDFEVKTIVPLPYPIPTDGPTGEFLEYLDQHPMRPAHLHLKFEAEGHETLITQVFFEGDEWLETDVADGVRGDLMTELVDKGDYKEASLNFVMRPE